The Dysidea avara chromosome 11, odDysAvar1.4, whole genome shotgun sequence genome includes the window ccctaaccctaaccctaaccctaaccctaaccctaaccctaaccctaaccctaaccctaaccctaaccctaaccctaaccctaaccctaaccctaaccctaaccctaaccctaaccctaaccctaaccctaaccctaaccctaaccctaaccctaaccctaaccctaaccctaaccctaaccctaaccctaaccctaaccctaaccctaaccctaaccctaaccctaaccctaaccctaaccctaaccctaaccctaaccctaaccctaaccctaaccctaaccctaaccctaaccctaaccctaaccctaaccctaaccctaaccctaaccctaaccctaaccctaaccctaaccctaaccctaaccctaaccctaaccctaaccctaaccctaaccctaaccctaaccctaaccctaaccctaaccctaaccctaaccctaaccctaaccctaaccctaaccctaaccctaaccctaaccctaaccctaaccctaaccctaaccctaaccctaaccctaaccctaaccctaaccctaaccctaaccctaaccctaaccctaaccctaaccctaaccctaaccctaaccctaaccctaaccctaaccctaaggcTGTACCACCAGAAACGTTTCAAAGTTGGCGGACCATCTTATGAAGCTACACAGTAGTTTAACCACCGAGGAGAGACACCATTATTTAAAACTGGGAAGACAGCACGGACACCGTGTAAGTAGTTACTTTTCAATTATGTAACTATTTCaagtaattattatttttgtaccaGCCTCCAGGTGTCAAAATTCAACAGGCAATTCGAAGGGTATTACAATACATCAATTTTATACAGTATTTATTACATTTACCATAACATATAGGCTAGGACACCAATGATGCCAGGTACCCTTACCCAAACAACATTACCTAGCATATGCAGCAGCAACATGGTAAACTAAATGTTTATATATACATGTCAAGTTACTTACATGATGACCATAGCCTGCTGGATCAATGACTATGGCTGTTCAAGCATCACCACCTCAACTTCTTCAATCTAACAACACAGTAAGTTGGAATTTATATTAGTATTTTACTTACGTAAATAGACACAGAGTGCCAGTTTCTCAACTGTTCCTAAAGTTCCTCAACCTAACAACACGGTACGTAAGTTAGAATTTTTATTAGTATTTGACTTACAACTTACATAAATAGACACAACTGGTTGTACAGTGTGCCGGAGTCTCCACTGTTCCTCAAGTTCCTCGACCTAACAACATGGTACGTAAGTTAGCATTTTTATTAGTATTTGACTTACAACTTATGTAAATAGACTCAAATTGTTAAACAGACTACCGGCTTGTCCACTGCTCCTCAAGTTCCTCAATCCAACAGCATGGTAGGTTAGACATCCTTTAGAGCTTGTATACCTGTAATTATTGTTGTACTGTAGGGTATCATCGAATCAATGGCTACAGCTGCTCCAGTACCTGCATTCCAAAGGTCTATGGAAAGTAACAGCATGGTAAGGCTGAACTCTACAGCTGTATAACACTAATTGATTGATGATGCTCACAGGATCAACCAGCCACCCCTTGCACGATGACTGCTACTCATAGTAAATCATCCAATGATTACAACCTGGTAAGATTAAGTACATTTTGTGATTGCATAGTTTTATACACCGTCATCCACAACAGCCTAAAGAATTTGACTATGAAGGCTTCCAAACATATTTAAAGGTGTCATACAGCAAAAATCCAACTACTGCAAAATCCATAGCAAGGGATGTCAACTTGTACCTCGGCAGAGCAGAAGGAAGCAATTGCGATATTTTGAAGCTTCTAAACATAACAGAGCTTGAAAGGTTTATGGAAATAATGAAGGACCCGAAGCAACTGAAATTCAAGCCAAGCACACGGAAAGAGAAGCTGAACAGAATTAAATTAGCAATAAAATTTGCTAAACGCAGTATTGATGATGCACAGCTGTACTACAAGGCAAACAGGGTCATCGATTCCATCGAGGAATGGGTTCATGGGCTCAACAAAGATGTGAGTCTACAGAAACAAGAACGTGGCCTAGTAGTGAGAGAGATTTTACCACATCTGCAAGACCCGAACGAATTTTTGAATGACCAGGAGGTATAAATATATGCCGACTCTCCGATTGTTATTAAATTGTGATATACATATGTAGGTAAAGGCTAAGCTAAGCAAGGCATTTGAGAATGCTTCCAGTGGACATTGTAACAAAGAAGAAATCGATACAATAACTGCATATGCAGCAGCAGCCACCATTTATGGAAATGGGCAGAGGTCAGGAGCTATTTCAAACCTCACCGTCGCAGAATTTGAAATGCGCGAGGAGAGCTATAGTGAAGAATCAGGAGATATGGTGGTTATTCCATGTGTACACCATAATACAGGGTCACAGGGGCTGGCTTATCTAGTGATTAGTGAGGAAGTTGATGACATGATACAATACTACCATGACAACATACGGCAGATGATTACTCCTGCAGCCAATTGTGAACATTACCTCTTCTTGACTCGAAGTGGTGAACAATATGATCAGGTGTATCGACGAATCAAAAACACATTAGGGACAAAGTCTATGACTCCACCTCAGCCTGGTTTATACAGAGTGCTGATTTCCAGTGAGGCTAGACGTCACCTAGATGAAATGAAGAGACGCAAGACAGTAAAACACCTCAGTCACAGTGCACAGACAAGTGAGACATACTATGAATATATGAACAATGTTGATGCCACAGAGGCACACGCAAACATCCGCACTCTATCTGCACTGCGACGGTGGAagcagcatgaggcaaagcttTTGACATCTAGATGGCCTCTATCTGGTGACCCTCCAGCTATTAAAGATATAAGAAATTTCATTAAAGAAAATCATATCACAAGAACATCAAAAGAGATTTTAGCCAAATGGCAACAGCTTCATAATAGTGAATATATTTAATGTGAATGTACCTGTGCATTGTACAGTACGTGGTAACTTATTATTGCGACAGTTTCaaacttacacaatattatatCCACATGAAGTGCATGATACCTCATTGCATGACAGCGTGTGCCTGGTGTATCAGAATTCTGTCATGAGTTAATTCAGGAAGCGATTAACTGGGAGGGGGGGTCCATGAAACCCTTTTACCCCACCCCTGCCTTGTTGATGGTGTTCACAGGGTTGACCAGTCTCCAATTTCTCCAATGTTGAACAGCAAATGATGAAATGTCAACATATAAAGAGGGTAAAGGGTGAAGTTTCTATAGATTTTTCAATACGTCCAGTGTCCAAAGGGTGGTCCACAATCGTCTTCCAGTCAATATAACCTGGCTATCTAAAACGGTCACAAATGGTCACAGGGACCAGTGACTAAAACTGACATCTACGTTTATTTCCAATACAGAGGTAGGGTACAAAATCAATGCCCTCTTCAATGCAGTATGGAGAAGTTGTAGAAGTACTTAGCAGTAAAAAAAGGACACCTGTATGGGATGAAAAATGTTGACATATAAAGGCAGCATCAAGACAAAAATCACAGACAGAAGCTTAAGGCACATATATAGATAGACCTCAAGCTCAATGTACTAAGTCTATATATGctgaatttaaaataattattaagcctATGGTTTGTATTTTACATTATGTAGCACATAACTTGCATATTGTGTACATTAAGAAAACTAAACTGGCGTACGTACGCAGTAAACCGCCTCTTAGGGTGATAGATCGCCACACATGTATGCTACAATGATAATACAGCAAGCTGCTAATATTAAAAGCGTGCTTGATGCTATTTACGTACTCACTTGTCCTTCCAACCGTCTTCCAGTCAACTTCATCTTCCAGTCAATGTATAACCTGGCTATCTAAAACGGTCACAAATGGTCACAGGGACCAGTGACTAAAACTGACATCTACGTTCATTTCCAATACGGAGGTAGGGTACAAAATCAATGCCCTCTTCACTGCAGTATGGAGAGGTTGTAGAAGTACTTAGCAGTAAAAAAAGGACACCTGTATGGGATGAAAAATGTTGACATATAAAGGCAGCATCAAGACAAAAATCACAGACAGAAGCTTAAGGCACATATATAGATAGACCTCAAGCTCAATGTACTAAGTCTATATATGctgaatttaaaataattattaagcctACGGTTTGTATTTTACATTATGTAGCACATAACTTGCATATTGTGTACATTAAGAAAACTAAACTGGCGTACGTACGCAGTAAACCGCCTCTTAGGGTGATAGATCGCCACACATGTATGCTACAATGATAATACAGCAAGCTGCTAATATTAAAAGCGTGCTTGATGTTATTTACGTACTCACTTGTCCTTCCAACCGTAGAAGCCCACTATCAATTTGAAGGGTAGTGTTACATGTGTATGGTTATCTGACTTACATGTACAGCGCAGAGTCCCTACTTCATTACTACTACTGCTGCTCCAGCATACGCATATATACCAAGGGTTCAGGGAAGTAATAGCATGGTAAATTAGAACTCTATAACATTTAAAGCATACCttttcaggggcagatccagacattttaaaagggggttccacactggaattgcaacttcagcctaattGTAAGTGTAAGACCAGAAAAAatggtcatcacctgctgacaatagttgcCTGCTATGTtgctcctcttaagaatactgtgactgctctattagagtgtctcgagtaagagaggctcttttaAAAGGGGGGTGGGGTTCCATGACACCCTTTAACCCCCCCTCACCCCTGGATCAGCCCCTCCTTATTGATGATGTTCACAGGGTTGACCAGCGTCCAATCCAATCTGTCCAATGTTGAATAGCAAAGGATGTCAGTTTGTACCTCAGTAGAGCTGTTtaaatttttctgtggatttttcAATACATCTAGTGTGCAAAGGGTGGTTCACAATCGTCTTCCAGTCAATATATAACCTGGCTATCTAAAACGGTCACAAATGGTCACAGGGACCAGTGACTAAAACTGACATCTATGTTCATTTCCAATACAGAGGTATATAGGGTACAAAATCAATGCACTCTTCACTGCAGTGCGGAGAGTTTGTAGAAGTACCTAGCAGTAAAAAGAGGACACCTGTATGGGATGAAAATGTCAACATATAAAGGTGGCATCAAGACAAAAATCACAGACAGAAGCTTAAGGCACATATATAGATAGACCTCAAGCTCAATGTACTAAGTCTATATATGttgaatttaaaataattattaagcctATGGTTTGTATTTTACATTATGTAGCACATAACTTGCATATTGTGTACATTAAGAAAACTAAACTGGGGTACGTACGCAGTAAACCGCCTCTTAGGGTGATAGATCGCCACACATGTAtgctacaataataatacaGCAAGCTGCTAATAGTAAAAGCGTGCTTGATGCTATTTACGTACTCACTTGTCCTTCCAACCGTAGAGGCCCACTATCATTTTGAATGTAAGCAGCTGGGGCTACACGTGGCTGCCGTTTTATGTTTTTACATGGCACGTGATTCTAACCGGCTGATAATTTTACGTTGCTTTAATTTTAACGGTTAAACATACGTGAAATTTCCAACCGACTAGCTATACCTAAGGGTGCTTTGCTAAGAGCTGTGCTCAACTATGGTCAAATCTAAAACCTGTATACTGGCACCAGCAGGCTACCACACGCAGTGACGTCAAATATAATGACGTAATTAGTAACCAAGAGCATGCGTGACGCGCATATGTTGACATGATTCCAGCAACATAAACCACGTCTAGTACAGGTAGAAATAGTGATGTTCTCGCTTCGTATGTGCATCCTAGAATTGGGTTATTGTTTCCTAAAACTACTCATTTTAGCCAGCTTTGTGTAATATACTGTGAATCTATTCAGGCATTTAACAAGCCTGACAATTGCCTACATAAAACAGGATATTGCAAGAGAAAATACTTTTTTTATGCATCATTGGGAATTCATATAAGACTAAAAGCTTTAATTTGTACTTTAGTGACTCTACTGATGAATTTTACTCTAAATAATGATGTCCACAAAGATATGGCTGATTCAGAACCagacttttcttctaaaaggtGTGACAAGCAGCCAAGCAAGTGTGAAACAGGCCAGCAAAAATTGGTATGATTGCTATATAGCTGTGTAATGTTCAACGTATGTAACTACATTTGATAGTTATACCACATGTTTAATTCTATACAGGTTAGCTCACATCTGCCAAGCAGTAACAGTTTTCTCTTAGTAAGCACATCAATTGTTACAATAAACATCTATCATTATTATTCCACATATATTCAGGAAACAAACAGAGTTCTCTCAGAACTCCAGCCACCGCTGTCTGATGACTTTAATTTCAAAGGTTTTATGGCATACATTTTGACCACAGCTGGAGTAAGTAGGAATAAGGCAACTGCAAATTCTATTGTGTTGGATCTGATCCGCTTTTATGAAGTAACAACACAATCATCCAAGGACTGCTTTGGCAAGATAGACACACTACTAACCAGATCCAACCTGGAGGCATTCCTAGAGTACATCAGAGAAGAAAAGTATTATAAACCAGCAGCAATTACTGAACAAATATGGAGACTACAATTTGCTATTAAATACATCATGGATCTAACTAACAGAAAAGACTACTACACTAGAGGAAGCCAtttgctgaaactgttaacagaTCAGAATCTTTCACTGTCACATAAAGCCAGCAAACGGCAAAGTAGAAGCATTGAAAAATGGTCATGTGTTGAAAGTGAAAAAGTGAGGGAGTAATGTGTGTGATATTATGTTAAATTTCTGGTCACACGTAATATattttatataatacatatgcagtatacacatcatacagtatgtcaCATGCATATAGATATGTGCATTTAGTCAGTGATATTATACATTATGATGGTAATGTAGGTTAATGGACCAAAAGGAGATATATCCATGGCAGAGACGCATAAAATATTACCACCTTTATGCAGCTCAAGTGATACTTCTACATCATCCAATGCACAAAGTAGCCAAGAAAAAAGAATAGTACAATATTCGGTATAGTATTAAGTGTTTCTCTGGCCAATTGTAATATTCTCACCTGCACAGGATGCTTTAGCTGCAATACAATCCATATATGATGACTCAAATGAAAGTGATGCCAGCACAGATGATGCTAATAACATTAGTCCTGTGATCACAAGCACAAGCACCGAGAGCATTATGTCAGATACAGTAAGAATAGTCATCGTATTTAGATGTGTACTCTTTGTGACTGTATCATGTAGGCAAGCACTGGGACACAAACAAGCATATGGTCAAGTGATGACAGCACTTCCATTTGCAGTGATGAATCAAACAGTGATGACAATCATCAATTTACTTCTGATGCAGGTGGTGATATTTCCATCATTGACAATGATATAGGAAGCAAAGGTCCATCAAACTTTGACTTAATACATGGAGTGAAAGACTGCAATGTGCAGCTTCAAAATTATAAATTCAATTTTACTGGCTTTGCAAGATATTTAGAGGGTATTGCAGGAGGAAACAGAAATAAAGACGCTTCAAAAGCTATTGTCCGTGATGTCCAAATGTTTTT containing:
- the LOC136239205 gene encoding uncharacterized protein, whose protein sequence is MKLHSSLTTEERHHYLKLGRQHGHRPPGVKIQQAIRRARTPMMPGTLTQTTLPSICSSNMPAGSMTMAVQASPPQLLQSNNTTQSASFSTVPKVPQPNNTTQLVVQCAGVSTVPQVPRPNNMTQIVKQTTGLSTAPQVPQSNSMVG
- the LOC136238576 gene encoding uncharacterized protein; translated protein: MATAAPVPAFQRSMESNSMDQPATPCTMTATHSKSSNDYNLPKEFDYEGFQTYLKVSYSKNPTTAKSIARDVNLYLGRAEGSNCDILKLLNITELERFMEIMKDPKQLKFKPSTRKEKLNRIKLAIKFAKRSIDDAQLYYKANRVIDSIEEWVHGLNKDVSLQKQERGLVVREILPHLQDPNEFLNDQEVKAKLSKAFENASSGHCNKEEIDTITAYAAAATIYGNGQRSGAISNLTVAEFEMREESYSEESGDMVVIPCVHHNTGSQGLAYLVISEEVDDMIQYYHDNIRQMITPAANCEHYLFLTRSGEQYDQVYRRIKNTLGTKSMTPPQPGLYRVLISSEARRHLDEMKRRKTVKHLSHSAQTSETYYEYMNNVDATEAHANIRTLSALRRWKQHEAKLLTSRWPLSGDPPAIKDIRNFIKENHITRTSKEILAKWQQLHNSEYI